gaatcacatttcagcatgagatttggagaaaataaatatccaaaccatataaaTATGGTTCCAAAaacatgatccatgaaagaagaAATTGAACAATTGAGCTTTATCTACTGTATACatgtcaaaaaaatttaaattgtaccCCTGAAATATGTGCATTGTGTTGTATGTCAGTTACGCCTGAAtaactctgttttaaaaatatcaggaaAATGGATCCCATTTTCTAAGAATTCCAGAGGTGTTGTGTACCCTTCTGAAGATGTCTTTCCCAGGAAGAAGGACTATCTTGCTTAAAAAGATCTTTCTTATATTTCACCAAAATCTCTTTTAGTAtactgtaaacattttattttccctttaaaaaatagtaacagcTCACACTGCTTTATTTTGAACGTTGAATCACTTTTGGTGGTATAATCTTACATAGTTTGGATTCCTTATAAGCTGATCCTAAAGTCGTGAGATGGAGAGTAAATATAAGGAGACACTCTCGCTAACCCCCCTGAATAACATCACTGATGAGGAACTGGATAGCTGTAAGTTCTTTCTTCCAGATGGGTTTAATATTGCCGCAGGCAAACTACATACTGGAAACAGAGCACAAGTAACCAACTTGATGATTTAAAATGCTGgcgtggagtctgcagtgaggaAGACCGTATTTTTCAGAAGTTGAATTACATGCTTGTGGCAAAATGTCTTCCGGAAGAGGAGGAAACGGGTATACGTGGGAGTCCCGCATCTGCCCGGTCCCTTTCTCAGTCAAGACTTGGCCTTTCCTTTCATGGCATTTTCTGGGAATTATTGATGAGGGAAACGGGATAGCACtaagctattcatgagggatccaccccgtTATCCagacacctcccatcaggccccacctccaacactagggattgCATTTCAGCATGAAAGTCCCCCAGGGAACGCTGCTGGAATTTGTTTGCTAACTTAGCCTTGTTCGTTACTCCCTTTTACTGAAAAATCACTCCTAAGAAGTGTTTGTTACAAATTCCACAAATCCATCCCAGCCTTTGTTTTCATCTCTTGTTCCAGCCCTCAGGGCTGCCACTTCCATTAgtcatcttttctcttctccagttCAATTGCAGAGcccatgaacatggaatttcAATCTTCTCAAAACCTCATGTACACGGTTTACCAAAGatttgaagagaaaggaaagaaatcatagcactggaaaaaaataaactggaataCTAGGTCATTTTGTTCTCCCACACAGCCTGCCCATTCTTCTCCCTGTCCCCGGCCTGCTGTGGCCCCAGACCATCCTTTCTTCAAGGGAGTCTTATATTCATACATCCGCTCTTTCgaattcaaatattatttatctttctatttccTTCCACTAATGACAACATAAGCTACC
This region of Macaca fascicularis isolate 582-1 chromosome 1, T2T-MFA8v1.1 genomic DNA includes:
- the PYDC5 gene encoding LOW QUALITY PROTEIN: pyrin domain-containing protein 5 (The sequence of the model RefSeq protein was modified relative to this genomic sequence to represent the inferred CDS: deleted 2 bases in 1 codon) → MESKYKETLSLTPLNNITDEELDSCKFFLPDGFNIAAGKLHTGNSTSNQLDDLKCWRGVCSEEDRIFQKLNYMLVAKCLPEEEETGIRGSPASARSLSQSRLGLSFHGIFWELLMRETG